A genomic window from Zonotrichia leucophrys gambelii isolate GWCS_2022_RI chromosome 25, RI_Zleu_2.0, whole genome shotgun sequence includes:
- the LOC135457805 gene encoding scale keratin-like yields the protein MSCYDLCPTTGGISCPQPVANSCNEPCVRQCPDSTALIQPPPVVVTFPGPILSSFPQQAVVGSAGAPVFGGSQGFGSLYSSAAFPGYGARSGYGISALAGGSCGPSTSRRFSRLFRGSCGPC from the coding sequence ATGTCCTGCTACGACCTCTGCCCCACCACGGGCGGCatctcctgcccacagcccgtGGCCAACAGCTGCAACGAGCCGTGCGTCCGGCAGTGTCCGGACTCCACCGCCCTCATCCAGCCTCCCCCGGTGGTGGTCACCTTCCCCggccccatcctcagctccttcccgCAGCAGGCCGTGGTGGGATCTGCTGGAGCCCCGGTTTTTGGCGGCTCCCAGGGTTTTGGGAGTCTGTACAGCTCCGCGGCTTTCCCAGGATACGGCGCCCGCTCTGGATACGGGATCTCAGCGctggccggcggctcctgcgGCCCATCCACGTCACGCCGCTTCAGCCGCCTCTTCCGCGGCTCCTGTGGGCCCTGCTGA